One Chordicoccus furentiruminis DNA window includes the following coding sequences:
- the acsD gene encoding acetyl-CoA decarbonylase/synthase complex subunit delta — protein sequence MPYQLKKKVYNASINTVELGTGDKAVKIGGNNTLPFYSFDAPAENKQKIGVEISDLALETYTQKGLADFYAGCDSIEAMAVKAQELPGVSMIVLHFEGADPNGRNRSVEECVATAKAVAEKVTMPIVVMGCKNVEKDAELFAKISEALAGKNILVLSARQENYKTVGASAALAYNQKVGAESADDINLAKQLNTVMTQLGIPAGSIVMQPGCAAAGYGFEYVISTLDRIKAAALGASDTQLQMPIITPISTETWGVKESTLPESEDPEWGDAEERGIQMEITTAAACLASGSDAVIMRHPAAIAAISQMIDELA from the coding sequence ATGCCTTATCAACTCAAGAAGAAGGTCTACAACGCTTCTATCAACACTGTTGAGCTGGGTACCGGCGACAAGGCAGTGAAGATCGGCGGCAATAACACGCTGCCGTTCTATTCGTTCGACGCTCCGGCGGAGAACAAACAGAAGATCGGTGTGGAAATCAGCGACCTCGCGCTCGAGACGTATACCCAGAAGGGGCTTGCGGATTTCTACGCGGGATGTGATTCCATCGAGGCGATGGCCGTGAAGGCGCAGGAGCTGCCAGGAGTCTCCATGATTGTCCTTCACTTTGAGGGCGCGGATCCCAACGGACGCAACCGTTCCGTCGAGGAGTGCGTGGCGACCGCGAAGGCTGTCGCGGAGAAAGTGACGATGCCGATCGTCGTGATGGGATGCAAGAATGTGGAGAAGGACGCGGAGCTGTTCGCGAAGATCTCCGAGGCGCTGGCCGGCAAGAACATTCTGGTTCTGTCCGCCAGACAGGAAAACTACAAGACCGTCGGCGCTTCCGCGGCGCTGGCTTACAATCAGAAGGTGGGTGCGGAGTCCGCGGACGACATCAACCTCGCAAAACAGCTCAACACCGTCATGACCCAGCTGGGGATTCCGGCTGGCTCCATCGTCATGCAGCCGGGCTGCGCGGCAGCGGGTTACGGCTTCGAGTACGTGATCTCCACTCTTGACCGGATCAAGGCAGCCGCACTCGGCGCGTCCGACACGCAGCTGCAGATGCCGATCATCACGCCGATCTCCACCGAGACCTGGGGTGTGAAGGAATCCACGCTTCCGGAGTCTGAGGATCCGGAGTGGGGCGACGCCGAGGAGCGCGGCATCCAGATGGAAATCACGACGGCGGCAGCCTGCCTTGCCAGCGGTTCGGATGCGGTCATCATGAGACATCCGGCAGCGATCGCAGCTATTTCACAGATGATTGATGAACTCGCCTGA
- a CDS encoding methylenetetrahydrofolate reductase encodes MKLTDLFARRMVFSFEVFPPKTDRGMERLVREGGVLDRLYQLRPDYISCTYGSSGTRVGKNLEVVSKIRKDCRTLPVTHLTCIGNTKESVERQLQTYLDHGVDHVLALRGDLPAGWDGTRGDFHYATELVRFIRERFGDRFTIAVAGSPEGHIECRSLETDIAFLRQKQDLGADYIMTQLCWDMEQFRRWLDAIREAGVTMPVDVGIMPVLDEAATINMALSRNGCVMERKLSSIISRHWIFPNPFAPTEPEETVAAKKAAFREEGMAYTIEQIDACRSLDISGIHLYTLNKADAVAEIVHEAGIAGSAS; translated from the coding sequence ATGAAACTGACCGATCTTTTTGCCAGACGGATGGTCTTTTCCTTCGAGGTGTTTCCGCCCAAGACCGACAGGGGAATGGAACGGCTGGTCCGGGAAGGCGGCGTGCTCGACCGGCTCTATCAGCTCCGGCCGGACTACATCTCCTGCACCTACGGCTCCAGCGGAACCCGGGTCGGCAAGAATCTGGAGGTTGTCTCCAAGATCCGGAAGGACTGCCGGACGCTGCCGGTCACGCATCTGACCTGCATCGGGAACACAAAGGAATCCGTCGAGCGGCAGCTTCAGACCTATCTCGACCACGGCGTGGACCATGTGCTGGCGCTGCGCGGCGACCTGCCGGCAGGGTGGGACGGGACGCGCGGCGACTTTCATTACGCCACAGAGCTGGTCCGGTTCATCCGGGAGCGGTTCGGGGACCGGTTCACCATCGCGGTCGCGGGCTCGCCGGAGGGACATATCGAGTGCCGGTCGCTGGAGACGGACATCGCGTTTCTCCGTCAGAAGCAGGATCTCGGAGCGGACTACATTATGACGCAGCTCTGCTGGGATATGGAGCAGTTCCGCCGCTGGCTGGACGCGATCCGGGAAGCGGGCGTCACGATGCCGGTAGACGTCGGCATCATGCCGGTGCTGGACGAGGCGGCGACCATCAATATGGCGCTGAGCCGCAACGGCTGCGTGATGGAGCGGAAGCTGAGTTCCATCATCTCCCGGCACTGGATTTTTCCGAATCCCTTTGCGCCGACCGAACCGGAGGAAACCGTCGCGGCCAAGAAGGCCGCCTTCCGTGAGGAGGGGATGGCTTATACCATCGAACAGATCGATGCCTGCCGGTCGCTTGACATCAGCGGGATTCATCTGTACACGCTGAACAAGGCCGACGCGGTGGCGGAGATCGTCCACGAGGCGGGTATAGCCGGAAGCGCCTCCTGA
- a CDS encoding DUF3786 domain-containing protein — translation MKKPEVINNRYGVPLEHYLSLYRAIDPERRAGELGLPFGGGAFRVTMYGNEYRVSWPEGTVRSDEPRAVTGDEARIMLLRYLISGMVLPGSGRYMAFPQLPGAAIYTATYNGRCIRRAAFRFGSDLEGLKRGAERLGGTPVPNSDAGYDFAFLGSYHVQMLIWEGDDEFPPNAQFLYTDNFAAGFSAEDGVVAAELLITALGAAAAPRQEKKAD, via the coding sequence ATGAAGAAACCAGAAGTCATCAACAACCGGTACGGCGTTCCGCTCGAGCATTATCTGAGCCTCTACCGGGCGATCGATCCCGAACGGAGGGCAGGGGAGCTTGGCCTTCCGTTCGGGGGCGGAGCCTTCCGGGTCACCATGTACGGAAACGAATACCGGGTGAGCTGGCCGGAGGGGACCGTGCGGTCCGACGAACCCCGGGCGGTTACGGGAGACGAGGCGAGAATCATGCTGCTGCGCTATCTGATCAGCGGCATGGTTCTCCCCGGGTCAGGCCGGTACATGGCGTTCCCGCAGCTGCCGGGCGCCGCGATTTACACGGCGACCTACAACGGGCGGTGCATCCGCAGGGCCGCTTTCCGGTTCGGGTCTGATCTCGAAGGCCTGAAGCGGGGGGCGGAAAGGCTGGGCGGAACGCCGGTTCCGAACAGCGACGCCGGATATGATTTTGCTTTCTTAGGCTCCTATCATGTGCAGATGCTGATCTGGGAGGGCGATGATGAGTTTCCGCCCAACGCACAGTTTCTGTATACCGATAATTTTGCTGCCGGATTCTCCGCGGAGGACGGCGTCGTCGCCGCGGAACTTCTGATCACGGCGCTCGGCGCAGCCGCCGCGCCGCGTCAGGAGAAGAAGGCAGACTGA
- the acsE gene encoding carbon monoxide dehydrogenase/acetyl-CoA synthase methytransferase subunit, whose amino-acid sequence MAVKGLDIFKLSPKKNCKECGSPTCMAFCMKVAQGALPITKCPYMSEEAIALLSEATAPPMKTIEVGGQKLGGETVMFRHEKTFVSPTRYAVTVPSDLDAAALDAKFAEITKVDYQRISEREFVEYVFVEDKGNGADAVTAVVKKAREAGRGVIVETGDPEVAKAVVAVTGDVIIDGATADNYEAMNAAVKDHAVLGIKAPTPEAFFDLAEKLEKAGNKKLVFDVTADTAKQTFANAVVVRRAALVENVRTMGYPSIVNVAKLAPDCMHKQEAYAALFTVKYGSVVVMSQMSYAEALPVYGLRQNIFTDPQRPMKVTPGIYPLNGATPDDPCCVTVDFALTYFLVSGEIERSKVPVNLLISDASGMSVLTAWAAGKFSSSSIKKFFDEYDIDSKINNRTLIIPGKVAVMKGEIQEKLPEWNVCVGTREAVELVKYLKDGEYKAAAEAAEKAKAAAGVSSGPAIVEGPIDFDKLVYPEIKHVDMGVHYQQRDPESKKFVTIGERIHCISPSIRAAMENFDPDPILKRAAQQIKAGATYLDVNIGPAEKNGPELMTWAVRTIQENFDNVPLALDTANKKAIEAGIRVYNRTNGKPIINSADAGSRISNIDLAAANDAIVIALCSADGIAKDNDERMHHCHTMLERGLSLGMEATDLWFDPLFLVVKGMQDKQMDVLNAIKMFSDEGLKSTGGLSNNSNGAPKEVRPIMDSTLVAMAMMQGLTSAIINPNDRRTMETIHTCDIFKNYELYSDSYLDF is encoded by the coding sequence ATGGCAGTAAAAGGTCTTGATATTTTCAAATTATCCCCGAAGAAGAACTGTAAGGAATGCGGCTCTCCGACCTGCATGGCGTTCTGCATGAAGGTGGCCCAGGGCGCGCTTCCGATCACCAAGTGTCCGTACATGTCGGAGGAAGCGATCGCGCTGCTTTCCGAGGCGACGGCTCCGCCAATGAAGACGATTGAGGTCGGCGGCCAGAAGCTCGGCGGCGAGACTGTGATGTTCCGTCACGAGAAGACCTTTGTCTCCCCGACCCGCTACGCGGTGACCGTTCCGTCCGATCTTGACGCGGCGGCGCTGGACGCAAAGTTCGCGGAGATCACGAAGGTCGACTACCAGCGAATCAGCGAGCGCGAATTCGTCGAGTATGTCTTCGTAGAGGACAAAGGAAACGGCGCGGACGCGGTGACGGCCGTGGTGAAGAAGGCCAGGGAAGCCGGCCGCGGCGTGATCGTCGAGACGGGCGATCCCGAGGTCGCGAAGGCGGTTGTGGCAGTGACCGGCGATGTGATCATTGACGGCGCGACGGCCGATAACTATGAGGCGATGAACGCGGCTGTCAAGGATCACGCGGTCCTCGGCATCAAGGCTCCGACGCCGGAGGCGTTCTTCGACCTTGCCGAGAAGCTGGAGAAGGCCGGAAACAAGAAGCTGGTCTTTGATGTCACGGCCGATACGGCGAAGCAGACCTTCGCGAACGCGGTGGTCGTCCGCCGGGCGGCGCTGGTCGAGAACGTCCGTACGATGGGCTATCCGTCCATCGTCAACGTGGCGAAGCTCGCGCCGGACTGCATGCACAAGCAGGAAGCTTACGCCGCGCTCTTCACGGTAAAGTACGGCTCCGTCGTCGTGATGTCGCAGATGAGCTACGCCGAGGCGCTGCCGGTCTACGGCCTGCGCCAGAACATCTTCACGGATCCGCAGAGACCGATGAAGGTGACGCCGGGCATCTATCCGCTGAACGGCGCGACGCCGGACGATCCGTGCTGCGTCACGGTCGACTTCGCACTGACGTACTTCCTGGTTTCCGGCGAGATCGAGCGCTCCAAGGTGCCAGTCAACCTGCTGATTTCCGACGCGTCCGGCATGTCCGTGCTGACGGCATGGGCGGCGGGCAAATTCTCCTCGAGCTCCATCAAGAAGTTCTTCGACGAGTACGATATCGACAGCAAGATCAACAACCGGACGCTGATCATCCCGGGCAAGGTCGCCGTCATGAAGGGCGAGATCCAGGAGAAGCTGCCTGAGTGGAATGTCTGCGTCGGTACGAGAGAAGCGGTCGAACTCGTCAAGTATCTGAAGGACGGCGAGTACAAGGCGGCTGCAGAAGCGGCGGAGAAGGCCAAGGCTGCGGCCGGCGTCTCGAGCGGTCCGGCGATCGTGGAAGGCCCGATTGATTTTGACAAGCTGGTCTATCCGGAAATCAAGCATGTCGATATGGGCGTCCATTATCAGCAGAGAGATCCGGAGTCCAAGAAGTTCGTCACGATCGGCGAGCGCATCCACTGCATCTCCCCGTCGATCCGCGCGGCGATGGAAAACTTCGATCCGGATCCGATTCTGAAGCGTGCGGCGCAGCAGATCAAGGCGGGCGCCACCTATCTGGACGTCAACATCGGACCGGCTGAGAAGAACGGACCGGAACTGATGACCTGGGCGGTTCGGACGATTCAGGAGAACTTCGACAACGTTCCGCTGGCTCTGGACACCGCCAACAAGAAGGCGATCGAAGCCGGCATCCGGGTTTACAACCGGACCAACGGCAAGCCGATCATCAACTCGGCGGACGCCGGCTCCCGTATTTCCAACATCGATCTGGCGGCAGCCAACGACGCGATCGTGATCGCCCTCTGCTCGGCAGACGGCATCGCCAAGGACAACGACGAGCGGATGCATCACTGCCATACGATGCTTGAGAGAGGACTCAGCCTCGGCATGGAGGCGACGGACCTCTGGTTCGATCCGCTGTTCCTCGTCGTCAAGGGCATGCAGGACAAGCAGATGGATGTTCTGAACGCGATCAAGATGTTCTCGGATGAGGGCCTCAAGTCCACCGGCGGTCTGTCCAACAACTCCAACGGCGCGCCGAAGGAGGTCCGTCCGATCATGGATTCGACGCTGGTCGCGATGGCGATGATGCAGGGTCTGACCTCCGCGATCATCAACCCGAACGACCGCCGCACGATGGAGACGATCCATACCTGCGACATCTTCAAGAACTACGAGCTGTATTCCGATTCGTATCTCGATTTCTGA
- a CDS encoding CooT family nickel-binding protein, whose amino-acid sequence MCLSTVYKETQEPENILMKNVMTIECHPQEVVLTDLMGRKMTIPGILRQANLVDGYALVEEADEAV is encoded by the coding sequence ATGTGTCTTTCCACTGTCTATAAAGAAACGCAGGAACCGGAAAATATTCTGATGAAGAATGTCATGACAATCGAGTGCCATCCGCAGGAGGTGGTTCTCACCGATCTGATGGGGCGGAAGATGACGATTCCCGGAATCCTCAGGCAGGCCAATCTCGTGGACGGGTACGCGCTCGTCGAGGAAGCCGATGAAGCGGTATGA
- a CDS encoding cobalt transporter translates to MHDLGYPHEHDHAAHGHEHEHHHGPEGDVTPKEEMIAMLRYMVGHNASHLKETAELAEKIRGGNAAVYEEIQQAVSEFGKGNAILEDALRHLEA, encoded by the coding sequence ATGCATGATTTGGGATATCCCCATGAGCACGATCACGCGGCGCATGGGCATGAGCACGAGCATCATCACGGGCCGGAAGGCGATGTCACGCCGAAGGAGGAGATGATCGCGATGCTCCGGTACATGGTCGGGCACAACGCGTCTCATCTGAAGGAGACGGCGGAGCTCGCGGAGAAGATCCGCGGCGGGAACGCGGCGGTCTATGAGGAAATTCAGCAGGCGGTCAGTGAGTTCGGCAAAGGAAACGCGATCCTCGAAGACGCACTCAGACACCTCGAGGCATAA
- a CDS encoding formate--tetrahydrofolate ligase: MAEYKTDIEIAQESTMLPITQIAEAAGIDDKYLEQYGKYKAKVDYNILKDIKRPNGKLVLVTAINPTPAGEGKTTTTVGLADAMKRLDKNVMVALREPSLGPVFGIKGGAAGGGYAQVVPMEDINLHFTGDFHAIGAANNLLAAMIDNHIFQGNELNIDPRKITWRRCVDMNDRQLRKVVDGLGGRTDGVPREDGYDITVASEVMAVLCLASDINDLKQRLSRIVIGYTYGKPSEQKPVTAGDLHAEGAMAALLKDALKPNLVQTLEHTPAFVHCGPFANIAHGCNSVQATKIAMKLADYTITEAGFGADLGAEKFLDIKCRMAGLKPNCVVLVATCRALKYNGGVPKNETGEENLEALEKGLPNLLKHIENITKVYKLPCVVAINRFPQDTEAELALVEKKCKELGVNVALSEVWGKGGEGGIELAKEVLRLCDEPNDFTYAYELDESIKDKINDIVTKIYGGDGVVYTAQAEKQIKQLTDMGFDKMPVCMAKTQYSLSDDPKKLGRPTGFEVTVRNVKVSAGAGFLVALTGDIMTMPGLPKRPAAERIDVDENGKISGLF; the protein is encoded by the coding sequence ATGGCAGAGTACAAGACAGACATTGAAATCGCTCAGGAATCCACGATGCTTCCGATCACGCAGATCGCGGAAGCAGCCGGGATCGACGACAAATACCTTGAGCAGTACGGCAAGTACAAGGCGAAGGTAGACTACAATATCCTGAAGGACATCAAGCGTCCGAACGGCAAACTGGTTCTCGTCACGGCGATCAACCCGACTCCGGCGGGCGAAGGCAAGACGACGACAACGGTCGGCCTCGCGGACGCGATGAAGCGGCTTGACAAGAACGTGATGGTCGCTCTTCGTGAGCCTTCTCTCGGCCCGGTCTTCGGAATCAAAGGCGGCGCGGCCGGCGGCGGCTACGCACAGGTGGTTCCGATGGAGGACATCAACCTTCACTTCACGGGCGATTTCCACGCGATCGGCGCGGCGAACAACCTGCTGGCTGCCATGATCGACAACCATATTTTCCAGGGCAACGAATTGAACATCGACCCGAGAAAGATCACATGGAGACGCTGCGTCGACATGAACGACCGTCAGCTCCGTAAAGTCGTGGACGGCCTCGGCGGCCGCACGGACGGCGTTCCGCGTGAAGACGGATATGATATCACGGTCGCATCCGAAGTGATGGCGGTCCTCTGCCTTGCAAGCGACATCAACGACCTGAAGCAGAGACTTTCCAGAATCGTCATCGGTTATACCTACGGCAAGCCGTCAGAGCAGAAGCCGGTGACCGCGGGTGATCTTCACGCGGAAGGCGCGATGGCGGCGCTCCTCAAGGATGCACTGAAGCCGAATCTGGTTCAGACGCTGGAGCATACGCCGGCCTTCGTTCACTGCGGACCCTTCGCGAACATCGCGCACGGCTGCAACTCCGTGCAGGCAACGAAGATCGCGATGAAGCTGGCTGATTACACGATCACGGAGGCCGGCTTCGGCGCGGATCTGGGCGCCGAGAAGTTCCTCGACATCAAGTGCCGGATGGCAGGACTTAAGCCGAACTGTGTCGTGCTTGTCGCGACCTGCCGCGCGCTGAAGTACAACGGCGGCGTCCCGAAGAACGAGACGGGCGAGGAGAATCTTGAGGCACTCGAGAAGGGACTTCCGAACCTTCTGAAGCATATCGAGAATATCACGAAGGTCTACAAGCTTCCGTGCGTGGTCGCGATCAACCGCTTCCCGCAGGATACAGAGGCAGAGCTTGCGCTTGTCGAGAAGAAGTGCAAGGAACTCGGCGTCAACGTCGCACTCTCCGAAGTCTGGGGCAAAGGCGGCGAAGGCGGCATCGAGCTTGCGAAGGAAGTGCTGAGACTTTGCGATGAGCCGAATGACTTCACCTATGCGTATGAGCTCGACGAGTCCATCAAGGACAAGATCAACGACATCGTGACGAAGATCTACGGCGGCGACGGCGTGGTTTACACCGCTCAGGCAGAGAAGCAGATCAAGCAGCTGACGGATATGGGCTTCGACAAGATGCCGGTCTGCATGGCGAAGACACAGTATTCGCTTTCCGACGATCCGAAGAAGCTCGGACGCCCGACCGGGTTCGAAGTCACTGTCCGGAACGTCAAGGTTTCCGCCGGCGCCGGCTTCCTGGTTGCGCTGACCGGTGATATCATGACGATGCCGGGTCTGCCGAAGAGACCGGCGGCTGAGCGCATCGACGTGGATGAGAACGGAAAGATTTCCGGACTGTTCTGA
- the acsB gene encoding acetyl-CoA decarbonylase/synthase complex subunit alpha/beta: MSALTDLIYSGSNAVAGLTGQAVNDAIAKYGADKAIAFPQTAYFFPTIYAATGTKVQKLGDLPACVDVLKSLISNKPELGDALNAGLATAVGAEIIEGLKYVDKADPYSDESGIGFVPDSVIRSLGVPLVTGDIPGIAVVIGKADNPADVAAVVKDYQAKGLLTFLVGDVIEQAVGQGVKAGLEMRVVPLGHDVTSVIHVVTVAIRAALIFGNIQPGDLKGLLAYTKERVPAFINTFGALDAVTVSAGAGAIALGFPVLADIDLGDMQVEGALESEMDHTGTVKKSLEMRGIKIKVKELPIPVAFAAAFEGEIIRRKDMKCELYSGKNPTCELVTMRDMDQVEDHKIEIVGDDFDSGADQYPYACYVEVAGRKMQKDFESVIERKFHSWLNYMEGVMHTGQRNQIRIRVSKDAYDKGLRLKDFAEVIYNMIMDEFSAVVDKCQVKLVTDRAEVERILTEEAMPRYNERDDRLASLTDESVNEFYTCILCQSFAPAHCCIVTPERLGLCGAVSWLDAKATYQLNPNGSSQPVPKEGCLDEKLGRYTKVNEMVKEATHGALESVTLYSIMEDPMTSCGCFECITGIEPMSNGFVVVNREYTGMTPTGMTFGELASCTGGGVQTPGYMGHGRHFISSKKFIAAEGGIERIVWMPKELKDDVGEKLNRTAKELYGIDNFTDYIADETVTTDVEELYNWLTEKNHPVLQMDPLL; the protein is encoded by the coding sequence ATGAGTGCGTTAACTGATCTGATTTATTCCGGTTCCAACGCAGTTGCCGGTCTCACCGGTCAGGCTGTGAACGATGCGATCGCGAAATACGGAGCGGACAAGGCCATCGCTTTCCCGCAGACTGCGTATTTCTTCCCGACGATCTATGCGGCGACGGGCACGAAGGTGCAGAAGCTCGGCGATCTTCCGGCCTGTGTCGATGTGCTGAAGAGCCTGATCAGCAACAAGCCGGAGCTGGGCGACGCCCTGAACGCGGGGCTCGCGACGGCTGTCGGCGCGGAGATCATCGAGGGCCTGAAGTACGTTGACAAGGCGGATCCCTATTCGGATGAGTCCGGAATCGGATTCGTTCCGGACTCGGTGATCCGTTCGCTCGGCGTGCCGCTGGTCACCGGCGATATTCCGGGTATCGCAGTCGTGATCGGCAAGGCGGACAACCCGGCGGATGTCGCCGCGGTCGTCAAGGACTATCAGGCCAAGGGCCTTCTGACCTTCCTTGTCGGCGATGTGATCGAGCAGGCGGTCGGACAGGGCGTCAAGGCAGGACTCGAGATGCGTGTGGTGCCGCTGGGACATGACGTGACCTCCGTGATCCATGTCGTGACTGTTGCGATCCGTGCGGCGCTGATCTTCGGCAACATCCAGCCGGGTGATCTGAAGGGTCTGCTGGCTTACACAAAGGAGAGAGTCCCGGCCTTCATCAATACCTTCGGCGCGCTTGACGCGGTGACCGTTTCCGCGGGGGCGGGTGCGATCGCGCTCGGCTTCCCGGTGCTCGCCGATATCGATCTCGGAGACATGCAGGTGGAAGGCGCGCTGGAATCCGAGATGGATCACACCGGAACCGTGAAGAAGTCGCTTGAGATGCGGGGGATCAAGATCAAGGTCAAGGAGCTTCCGATCCCGGTTGCGTTCGCGGCTGCCTTCGAAGGAGAGATTATCCGCCGCAAGGACATGAAGTGCGAGCTTTACTCCGGCAAGAACCCGACCTGCGAGCTGGTCACGATGCGTGACATGGATCAGGTCGAGGATCATAAGATCGAGATCGTCGGCGACGATTTTGACAGCGGGGCGGATCAGTATCCGTACGCCTGCTACGTCGAGGTCGCCGGCAGGAAGATGCAGAAGGACTTCGAGTCCGTCATCGAGAGAAAATTCCATTCCTGGCTCAACTATATGGAAGGCGTCATGCACACCGGCCAGCGTAATCAGATCCGGATCCGTGTCTCGAAAGATGCTTATGACAAAGGCCTCCGCCTGAAGGATTTTGCGGAAGTGATCTACAACATGATCATGGACGAGTTCTCCGCGGTCGTGGACAAATGTCAGGTGAAGCTTGTCACCGACAGGGCCGAGGTCGAGCGGATCCTCACGGAGGAGGCGATGCCGCGCTACAACGAGCGTGATGACCGTCTGGCTTCCCTGACGGATGAGTCGGTGAACGAGTTCTACACCTGCATCCTCTGCCAGTCCTTCGCCCCGGCGCACTGCTGCATCGTCACGCCGGAACGGCTGGGCCTCTGCGGCGCCGTGTCATGGCTCGATGCGAAGGCGACATATCAGCTGAACCCCAACGGCTCCTCACAGCCTGTCCCGAAGGAAGGCTGCCTCGATGAGAAGCTGGGCCGCTATACAAAGGTCAACGAGATGGTGAAGGAAGCGACTCACGGCGCGCTGGAGAGCGTCACGCTGTACTCCATCATGGAGGATCCGATGACGTCCTGCGGATGCTTCGAGTGCATCACCGGCATCGAGCCGATGTCCAACGGATTCGTTGTCGTCAACCGTGAGTACACGGGTATGACGCCGACCGGCATGACGTTCGGCGAACTGGCCTCCTGCACCGGCGGCGGCGTGCAGACGCCGGGCTATATGGGTCACGGCCGTCATTTCATCTCGTCGAAGAAATTCATCGCGGCTGAGGGCGGCATCGAGCGGATCGTCTGGATGCCGAAGGAGCTGAAGGACGATGTGGGCGAGAAGCTGAACCGCACGGCGAAGGAACTCTATGGCATTGACAACTTCACCGACTACATCGCCGATGAGACCGTCACAACAGACGTGGAGGAGCTCTACAACTGGCTGACCGAGAAGAATCATCCGGTTCTCCAGATGGATCCCCTTCTCTGA